The DNA sequence CCACTAAGCTAAGGTGTAAGACTTTAAATTTCCAAGTTTCTGAACTCATCTGAGCTTTCTTGAGGCTAGGCTTTACCAGTCCTAGTCCTAAAGGCCATGTCAGCCGCATAAAGAAGATCACAGATGTAGTCAAGGATGAACCATGTTATCAGGTATTCATGCTGCAGTTCTTCAAAGCAGGCTCTGCATAAAAGAATGATTGATTACTGCTCCATGTTTTGCTCCATGCTATGTGAATTCTGAAAGTACTGCAGCTCATTCTGCAGATACAGTCTCGTGTAGTGGGTTATGTACTGTATAGCGAGAGATTGAGTTTAAGATTTGGTACACTTGCATTAAATTGTACATCAAATAAAGCTATAGTTTATCTTAAACATTACAATACTATACTAATATTGGACATTATAATGTCAAACAAATTGCCACTCAAATCTGCCAACAAACCGTGATTAAAGCTTTCTCTATGACAGCAATAACAGACAACCAAACCTTCAGGAGCTAAAACCAGCTCAAGACTTAGATTGCAAGCCATGTTAATTGATCATGTAGACTTATTGCTTAAATTGATCTAgaaattataaagaaaataaaatataaacagatgtCCCGCATTCTATAGCTAAGATCTACGCTGCAGGTTATAATGTAGTGAAACTTCATTAACTGCTAGACAGCGCTTCAGTTTGAATGTCTCACTGATCACATTTGTATGAGTAAAAATGATTTCAATGCATGGCAAGCTTACCTTGCAATGATTATTGTCCAATTATACATAACAGGAACAGTGATGAGAGCCAGCCAATGGTAATAAAGACTGCTAGCTGGATTAATCACAAACACTTCTTTTGGCCTTGAAAGAGGAAATGAACAAGAGATACTGAAGAGCAAGCACTGATGCCCACTGATAGAATCAGAAAGCCACTAACTGAAGTGTTAATTATTTGCACCTACCACTCTGGTTTGTACTTCTTTTcttgttccttttctttctcttgttctggtttttgttctctttcttcttccttttcttgtgccttaacattttcttttactttctcttgtatcttctcactttcttcttccttttcttgtgccttaacattttcttttactttctcttgtatcttctctctttcttcttccttttcttgtgccttaacattttcttttactttctcttgtatcttctcactttcttcttccttttctttctcactaTCCTGTTCcttcttctccctcttcttcttctctctcctttctttttttctgttgggcagctttttctctttattcacttcttccttttcttctctagcaaatataaaataaattcatgTGGCAGTTTGCATCATAAGCTAGGAATGTGCTTGCTGTATACGATTAGCTCTAAAATCTCTGCGGTGGTAAGTCGGCTTGTGATTACTTACTCCttattgctgtttttgctgAAGACATTACCCTGCAACCCTAGACTGGAAGGAGGACAAGGGCATTTGTTGTCTTTCTTAGGGTCTTCCATAACTGGAGTCATTTAGAAAGAGAGGGTCCGCTTATCTTCTATAAATGCTTCATAATAACAGTAactattatgattattattaaaactgatTCTGACATTTTGcatacacattaaaaaaaaaaaattcagttaCCTAAAGGAAAACTCTCTTTTGAGAAGATTTTGTACAGTTattaccttatacacacacattgtcatgCATCTAAGATCTTTTTGCAGGCAAGAAACTCAACTTTCAACCTAAAACACAATTAATCTTATGTTCTTATGCAGAAAAACAGCTATTAAAGCAGTAAATTTACTTCGGTGAAACACAACAATATGCTTGTTAACATTTAAACCATGACATTGTTAACACATGGTTATAAAGTCAGGATCAACCAATGGCTTTGATGCTGGTACATATTCTGTGATGCCTATGAAGGGCTTCGACCCTTTTAAGAGTATGACATGTTTTGGGTTCATTTATCCCCTTCAAGGGAAAGGTCTCTACAAATCAACAGAGAGcctggacccatacatttgtaaggCTGCTTTGAGACAACACGTGTTGTTAAAAGAACTATAAAAATCACTTGCACTTGACTTCATTTATTCTGCCAGATCACCTTCCTTCTGTGAGAAAACATTTCTGTCCTGATGGGCGTGCTCACTTCCAGGCTGTTGGTGCCCCCATTACATTATAGAGGAAGCAGGAACAGACTATTTACATTATCCAGTTTTAGTCTCTAAACGCATGTCATCCACCTTAGTCTCCTTACTGAGAGGTAGCCCTATTTGACAGGGAGGATATAACATGTGaagtaaatacatttctttggCCTGCCCAAAGATActgtggcaagaaaaaaaatttacttttttttccccctaaaagCTCCTGTGACCTAGACCATCATTCTCCGAATGGGAAGATGATGTGACTGAGACATTCACTTAGGTTGAATGGGTGCTCTAGCTGCTATGCTCTTTGATCTGGTAGTCAGAGAGCACATTTACTTCCTGTCCACCCTGTGTTCAAGTCCCtagtagggtggctgccttcagccttcgttACAATTCTTCCTATTAAActgttgtgtttggtttgtaGTTTTGTCCCAAAACTTAATTTGTAGCTGAGTAAATAAGAGTTTCAAATCTGGATATAGTTTTTGTATTGCATTGATCCATTTTACTCACTTTTGACATGGATTTCATGAAAATATCTTTTTTCTCTTGTGTGACATCAAATATGCTAATGCTTTCAATTTATAGCACTAGTGTTATTCAGTTAATAGCACTATGGTCTACTTGATTTTCAGTATTAATTGttgctgtgtatatatgtttgttctGAAGGCACAGTTTCAACATGTAATGTTTTTGAGTCAATCGTTTGCTTTATACAAAGAGTTATTTTAGTGAATTTAGTAGAATTTTTGGATTTGTGTTCatgatttgaaaaaaaaccaaaaggcaatgtaatttcagaaaatgtgttttaccAGCTATTAACtgtaaaagatatttaaattCAAAGTACAAGGAGAAAGAACAAACTAAaatctggggggaaaaaatctgGAATAAAAACCTAATTAAATAGAATGTAAAGTTCTATGCCCTCTTCAGCCAGGATTGTGAGAGGATCATCAGATTGCTGTTTGACAGCATCAATAATCTAGATGAaacttttctcctttttaataatgatttttatATAAACACCATGAAGACACTTTACAATGATAAGTCCTCTAAAAGGTCATTTTTAAGAGCTGGGGAAATGTGATTGAACCTGCATCCACTTTGTTTAGTTGCAGGAAATTATAAAAGTTCCATTTGTTAATGGATAATGTTATCTATACTACCAAACAAGGAAGAAATAGAGTTGTGGGCATCAGATTCTAAACACAGATATAGCTATATATTTATTGAGCTAAAAGCTAGTGAAAGCACATACAGATGTAATAATGAAGGGCCAAGAATTGAACTTTGTGGAAGTCCAAAGATACTGTAGAAGCCAGAGTGTCCACCCCAGGGTTCAGCTGTATCGAAGGCAGACTAACCATTCCATAGCATTATAGCATTCAGTTTACTACCTTACCATTCTTTCTTATCAGAATGCcttattatttaatgttatcGATATACCACATGAAAACAATGAAGGGAAACCTAGATATAGAATCAAGTAGTTAATTTGATTAAATTCACTTCAAACTCACCAAGATTATCCTCTCAGCCTCTCTTCTCATAACATTCTTCTAATCTTCACCCGGTTTTAGTTCTAAAAAAAAGCTTCAGGCTTTAGTACAGTCAAATAacacatttgaataaaacagGATTATGTTAAAAATCTGAAATTGTCTTCTAAAAGTGACTTCACTTCTTTGTAGAGCCCAAGTGTACTGACCCTGAGAAGGATTGGGTGATCATTAAGAGGATAAAATGCAAGTGACAAAGTCTTTTATCCCCTCCCTGCCTCTGCATGGCTAAAAATGTTGGTGATCTCtctcaacaccaccaccaccactactactgctactactatactattattactaccactaccactactactactactactactaccactaccaccactactaccactactactactactactaccaccactatcaccaccaccaccactactactgctactactatactattattactaccactactactactactaccactaccactactactactactactactactactactactaccactactactactactactaccactaccactactactactactactactactactaccaccactatcaccaccaccactactactactactactaccactactactactactactaccactactaccactactactaccaccaccaccactactaccactactaccactactactaccaccaccaccactactactactactaccactactaccactactactaccaccaccaccactactaccactactactactaccaccactactactactactactactactaccaccactatcaccaccaccactactactactactactaccactactaccactactactaccaccaccaccactactaccactactaccactactactaccaccaccaccactactactactactaccactactaccactactactaccaccaccaccactactaccactactactactaccaccactactactactactactactactaccaccaccaccactactaccactactactactaccaccactactaccactactactactactactaccaccaccaccactactaccactactactactactaccactactactaccactactactaccactactaccactactactactaccaccaccaccactactaccactactactactaccaccactactactaccactactactactaccaccactactactaccaccactactaccactactactaccaccaccaccactactactaccactactactactaccaccactactactaccactactactactaccactactaccaccactactactaccactactactaccactactactaccaccaccaccactaccaccactactactaccactactaccactactactaccaccaccactactaccactactactactaccactactactactaccactactactactaccactactaccaccactactactaccactactactaccactactactaccactaccaccactactactaccactactactaccactactaccaccactactactaccactactaccaccactactaccaccactactactaccactactactactaccactactactaccactactactactaccactactactaccaccactactactaccaccactactactaccactactactactactactactactactaccactactactactactaccaccactactactaccaccactactactaccactactactactactactactactactactaccactactactactactaccaccactactactactatcactagtactactactactactaataataataataataataatacactactactactactactactactaccactaataataataataataataatacactactactactactactactaataataataataataatatactactactactactactactactactaataataataataataataataataataatataaaaataataataataataattgtatagcattttttattattaattcaatcccatttcaacatttcaaacgTATTGTAGCACTTGTAACACAAGCGATCAGCAAGATATGTTGGATCTATGTCATCATATGTatgtagctcagtagttaaggtatttggtttgtaatcagaaggttgctgattcaggCCCCACCAtggccactgttgggctcctgtgcaagacctttaaccctcagttgctcaacttgttctcagtcataattgtaagtttctttggataaaagtgtcagctaaatgctgtaaatttaaatactaTCACAAAGTATTGAAACATACAAGTGCATGGTGCAAAATGTAAATAGGAGGCTGCTGCATTGTGCATCTGTATGGTAATAGTTATGTAGCAGTATTTACAGTCATATTGGGTATatacaatgtaaatgtaggtgTGGTATATTATAGAAATTAAACTTCACGACCATACACTtggaaataaattaatgttaaatgaaaattaattgcACTTGGGAGATAAATGACTTGCACATTTTGTCCCAGGTGTGTTTAATATGGGCTGAAGTCCCATGCTACATTAGAGTATTGGGCAGTGTTATTATGGAGAGAGGGTGCAAGCTGTGAACCAGAAAGAAGCTGTACTACCAAAAGCATGACCTAACTTCTCAGCACAGTCTTAATTTATGTCATGTTACACCAAGGGCCTTAACTACAGCTTTTGGTTTGACTGAATAAGCACAAGATCACCCATTATTAAGcgtgttctccctgtgtgttgtgtaatcaGAAAGATGTGTGGGGGATTTACTCATAGCATAGAGACACTTGCCCACTCAGCACTCGGCCCGAGGTCTCTCTTATCCTATTAAAGCAAGCTGGCTGTCTTCTTAGCCACATACAACCttctgttttgctgcttcattCAAAGCTGGGTAATGTAGGTGTAAAGCCCATGTTTCTCCAGTGATGCTCTTATGATGAAATGTATCAGGTGCATTAGCAAAGTAGAATGGCAAAAGGTAAAATTCCCAGTGTTGAATAAACATCTACACTGATAATGAAGTCCACCGAATGCAAGCAGCACTCTTAAGAATTAATTCAGCAATGATGATTTTGTTATGTCCACAGCCATATTAATAGTAAGATTTCTCTTTACACCCAAGAGCTACACATTTGTATTAAAGGTGTGGATATAATAAAGAGGTCCCTATTTGCAGAATGACAtgctgcatgtttatttgaaaaataagtcaagacacaagagagagagaaaaaaaaaaaacaatcatgaGACAGCCTCGGTCACAAAGGTTTGTTTCTTATATTGATTGCACTGAGGTGCACAAGAATCATTCAAACTTTAATCCCCCTCCCCAATTCTCCCATTAAACATAACATGCTCTTCTGTTCCAACCATGTAGCCCCTTTTCATTATATGAACTCCACCTCTCTTGGCATTATTAGTACACATGAGTGTGGCCTTGATCTCAATTCTGTGCCTCTTTTGTCAGAGCTACAGGAGGCAGGAGCTCAGGCTGTGTCACTCATagaaaagacagaacaggatcATTTAATGTTGCATCAGTGGCGGTGGAGTCATCAGCGGGGTCACCTGCAGGGGATTCTCCGCCTTCTGCCTCTTCTGCCTCATCTGCCTCGTCTGACTTCAGCGGGACTGCAGGCACCACCCGGTTGCCATAGAATCCTCCAGAATGGGGCTGGCACAGTGGCACAGTAAATCCTCAGTGGACTCAAACTGCTGTTTTAGAGATTTGGAGTATACGGATGTAATGTGATCCTGAGAGTCTAGTCGAATAACTCACTATTGCTTCCTTGACAGAGCCATCTCCTCTAGGGGGCAGCAGTGGGTTGTTGTCGAACGTGAATCCCTAAAAGAAACTGATATAAGCGTCAATACAGCGTGTGGTGTTTCACGTCAAAGGTGAGAGTAAGAGTTTTAAGAAAATGCGTATCTGGTAGCTTACAGGCATCTGGGGAGAACCAAGAACTGGAACACCCTGAGAACGcaaaagaataaaagtaaaacGGGTTGCAGAGATTGCTTTCGGATTCGGTGGACTGCCATTGGTAATCAAGGCATTCCATTAGCACTGACCTGCTgctgcaggtggccaaacatCCGGTAGATCTCCATCAGCCGCAGGGCTGTGTGAGCATGAGCAGCTGCACGCTGCTACACGAGAGTGTACAAATCATTTTGCAAAAAGCAATCTTAACAGTAGGTGTCTGATTAGATTATAGACAGCGATCTTACCTCTTTGCTACCACCGTCTGGAGCCTAACAAGAAATGTTAAAGAAGTAATATAAAATGGCTATGTCACACAATATTATGGCAAGGGCAGGATGTTCATGTATGCTAAGTCACTGGCAATTATATTTATACCAGCAGTCTTCCACTGTAGGGAGGAAACGTTCAGAAATGTTTCTGAAGTGAATGAATTACTCACTGGGACAGCTAATGAGTATCCCATTAAACACACCAGGAACACCACAGACTGCATCTCAATCTAGCcagatgagaaataatcacacacacaaacacacggttCTTTAGAGCTTTTCAAGGGAAAAACAGCCTTGTTAATAACACAGCCACCCCTTTGGTATATAGTTAGAATGGTTTTCAAAATTGCCCCCCTGAATCACAGCCTAGGTTACAGAATAAGTTAAAGagagaggttaaaaaaaaatattaactgtACCTTTCTTGTTAAGCAAATCTGAAGACAACACGTcaagaaacacaacacaagttTGGTCTAAAGAgttgcaatatatatatatactctgtaCCTCCTGGAATGAACCAATCATGCCTCAGGAAAGATAGAGGAGAGATTAACTCTTCAAAAACAAATCAGAATTCCAAGAGTTATGAATAATTATAGACTCATTTTTTGCTTGGTGTACAGTtcctcaaagggggggggggggggtgcaatcACTAAACACTTCACACTACGAGGCTTTGTCCATGTCTTACAGTGCTGTCAAATATTTGTACTCTTAAAAGCGTACAGACATCAGAGCTTTATAGAGATCATAGTCATATATGTGAAACAGATAGTTAGAGGCttggaaatgtttttctttgtcctATATACATTTGTTCTGTGCAGCATAATATTTCCTATTAAAAcactgggagaggagaggcttTGATCACATATACAATGACTCAGGCCTTTGATTTGACCTTTTGAGTCTTgatcctctcaaggtttcttccttaatttcACCAGGGATTTTTCTTTGCAACTGTCACCACTGACTTGTTCATTAATCTGGAGCTACACCTTTGCAAAGCTACATTTGTGACAAGGTatgctgtaaaaaaaagcactatatgaataaatttgacttgacttgttCAAAATGACGTGATTTAAGATAATCTGGGCAGTTTTTCCTCacacaatttttttcttttaaacatttttttactgCCTAACCTTTAAATCCAATATGTACAGAGGTTTTAATTGAAAAGATCTTCCTCCCTCTTGTAAATTTTACTGGCGGGTTAGTAAATCTCTTAGTGATTTTCACATCATTGTAAATTTCACACCATTGTATTCTGTGCATGGTGTGGTTTTAAGAGTGATAATTTCTTGCATGCAGCCTAAACAATTTTTAGTGATGTCTTTTGGCAGTCGCTAGCTGTGCCTGCACACCACACCTCTGTGGAGTTTGTGGAGATTGGTATAGTAATTGTTTTAGGACACACTTTTTTAAAAGGATGCGTGGTAATTGTATGTGGTTCTGGTTGGGTAAACTGATTTAAGCTTCCCTCCCCCCACTGGATGTTATTTCAATCTTCTTCCTAGGTTCACTGCAATCTGAACAACCATAAAATATGGCAATGATGGCAGTATCATTGGGCTTGAATCGTCACATAGGCTACATAATTAGGGGACAGAAGGTACAAATTCATGATGCTCCAAAGAAATCAGATTCATTATCAAAAACATAGTCTTGTTTTGactaatgttttctgtttctaacTTTGTAGCTAATTCCCAATGTAAGAATGCGACTGTCTTTACTTGGAAGCCCACTATATGGAAACAAGTCAAAGCACTTCAATAGTAACATGTAGTTCTTATTTGCTCTTATCAAGCTGGGTGGCCCTCAAAGTTGCTCCAGACACCCATTAGAAGAGATCTGCACATTCTTCACAAGTGAGTTCATTAAATGTGATAAGACTTAAGTCTTAAAGTTTCTGGTGTTTTTGAGAGAATATCACGATTTCTTATCGTCCAAATGTCCCTATAAAACTTGGCATGAGTGTTATAAGTCTCTGGCCTTGAAGAAGCAGAGGACCACCAAACATGAGGTAGTAACT is a window from the Electrophorus electricus isolate fEleEle1 chromosome 9, fEleEle1.pri, whole genome shotgun sequence genome containing:
- the enam gene encoding enamelin, which translates into the protein MEIYRMFGHLQQQGVPVLGSPQMPGFTFDNNPLLPPRGDGSVKEAIPHSGGFYGNRVVPAVPLKSDEADEAEEAEGGESPAGDPADDSTATDATLNDPVLSFL